One Pleurocapsa minor HA4230-MV1 DNA segment encodes these proteins:
- a CDS encoding TIGR02450 family Trp-rich protein, with protein sequence MSKKQKLKFPYLIGSKWTAIQKTWGWRHFQVVDRQNQGKWVFAEMVASCDPQTRFWLNASQLKDDSLWLPGWKTLQEIAADQNDGDLQ encoded by the coding sequence ATGTCGAAAAAGCAAAAATTAAAGTTCCCTTATTTAATTGGCTCAAAATGGACGGCGATTCAAAAAACCTGGGGCTGGAGACATTTCCAAGTAGTCGATCGCCAAAACCAAGGAAAATGGGTTTTTGCCGAAATGGTAGCCTCTTGCGATCCCCAAACTCGTTTTTGGCTTAATGCGTCTCAACTTAAGGACGATTCTCTCTGGCTACCAGGATGGAAAACTCTTCAAGAGATAGCAGCGGATCAAAACGATGGCGACTTACAATAA
- a CDS encoding 2-oxo acid dehydrogenase subunit E2, which yields MIHDIFMPALSSTMETGKIVEWSKSPGDKVEKGETVLVVESDKADMDVETFYDGYLAVIMVEAGEEAPVGSAIALIAETEAEIAEAKQQAAAHAGGGTKPQAAAPVAVTAPIEVNTATVASNGSSNRNGSGRTVASPRAKKLAKQLGVDLKSLQGSGPYGRITAGDVEQAAGKPVSTPAATPVGVAPQATANTAPAVIAARVTPAAPPANITPGQTVPLNTLQKAVVQNMMTSLQVPTFHVTYTINTDALDQLYKQIKSKGVTMTALLAKAIAVTLKNHPVVNASYAQDAIKYNAEINVAVAVAMPDGGLITPVLRNADQMDIYSLSRTWQDLVARSRSKQLQPDEYSTGTFTLSNLGMFGVDNFDAILPQGQGSILAVGGSKPQLVADDSGMMGVKRQMKVNITSDHRIIYGAQAAAFLKDLATLIETNPQSLTL from the coding sequence ATGATTCACGATATATTTATGCCCGCTCTTAGTTCCACCATGGAAACAGGTAAGATTGTTGAGTGGTCTAAATCTCCTGGGGATAAAGTAGAAAAAGGGGAAACTGTCCTAGTAGTAGAGTCGGATAAAGCCGACATGGACGTAGAAACCTTTTATGATGGCTATCTGGCAGTGATTATGGTGGAAGCAGGAGAAGAAGCTCCCGTGGGTAGTGCGATCGCTCTCATAGCAGAAACTGAAGCCGAAATTGCCGAAGCTAAACAACAAGCAGCAGCTCATGCAGGTGGTGGCACTAAGCCTCAAGCAGCTGCTCCTGTGGCTGTTACCGCTCCCATAGAAGTTAATACCGCTACAGTAGCGAGTAATGGCAGTAGTAATCGTAATGGTTCAGGTAGAACAGTTGCTTCCCCTAGAGCCAAAAAATTGGCAAAACAGTTAGGTGTAGATTTAAAATCTCTTCAGGGAAGTGGCCCTTATGGACGCATTACGGCAGGCGATGTTGAACAAGCTGCTGGCAAGCCTGTTTCTACTCCTGCTGCCACCCCAGTCGGCGTTGCTCCTCAAGCTACTGCTAACACTGCCCCAGCGGTAATAGCTGCGCGTGTAACCCCTGCTGCTCCTCCAGCCAATATAACTCCTGGTCAAACTGTACCGCTCAATACCCTTCAAAAAGCAGTGGTACAAAACATGATGACAAGTTTGCAAGTGCCGACTTTTCATGTGACCTATACCATTAATACCGACGCTTTAGATCAACTATATAAACAAATTAAGTCCAAGGGCGTGACCATGACGGCTCTATTGGCAAAAGCGATCGCCGTTACACTCAAAAATCATCCTGTAGTTAACGCCAGCTATGCCCAGGATGCGATTAAGTATAATGCTGAAATCAACGTTGCTGTAGCAGTCGCCATGCCTGATGGTGGTTTAATTACCCCCGTGTTGCGTAATGCCGATCAAATGGATATTTATTCTCTATCCCGCACTTGGCAAGATTTAGTGGCACGTTCTCGCTCGAAACAACTACAACCTGACGAATATAGCACTGGTACATTTACCCTTTCTAACTTAGGGATGTTTGGGGTAGACAACTTTGATGCGATTTTACCTCAAGGACAGGGTTCAATTCTTGCCGTCGGTGGTTCAAAACCTCAGTTAGTAGCGGACGATTCAGGCATGATGGGAGTTAAACGTCAGATGAAGGTGAATATTACTTCTGACCACCGCATTATTTATGGCGCACAAGCAGCAGCTTTCTTAAAAGATTTGGCGACTTTGATTGAAACTAATCCTCAATCTTTAACCCTTTAA
- a CDS encoding glycosyltransferase gives MRKLYFLVPGTTGKFGGGGLWAELNTCKLAQQVGEAEIVTYRQRESQHAFLADILPNCDRNSAIFIIGWGFDVPKVMAQLPGQNIIYHAHSANYGFSLPSNVPIITVSRNTMGYWGEKAANSLIYYLPNQISDEFCNLQQTRDIDILVQTRKSSEYLLGQLIPALQALYRVEIINSYVADLAGLFNRSKIYLYDSAEYWATSGVTEGFGLPPLEALACGCQVFSSVNHGLADYLDPGFNCHKIAGYSLEYDLTRINEVLQLSNSNADSWLAEYRSDRLIARLQVILTEINQFFDCQSHLKTTIKNLDSQRIQQLKIKQLWRKLQRKLPL, from the coding sequence ATGCGAAAACTCTATTTTTTAGTGCCAGGGACAACAGGAAAATTTGGCGGAGGTGGTTTATGGGCAGAATTAAACACCTGTAAATTAGCCCAGCAAGTTGGTGAGGCAGAAATAGTTACCTATCGGCAGCGAGAGTCTCAGCACGCTTTTTTAGCGGATATCTTGCCTAATTGCGATCGCAACTCAGCAATATTTATCATTGGCTGGGGTTTTGATGTTCCTAAAGTTATGGCACAACTGCCAGGGCAAAATATAATTTATCATGCTCATAGCGCTAACTACGGATTTTCACTACCGTCTAATGTGCCGATTATTACCGTAAGTCGCAACACGATGGGTTATTGGGGTGAAAAAGCTGCCAATAGTTTGATTTACTATTTACCTAACCAAATTAGTGACGAGTTTTGTAATCTTCAGCAAACAAGAGATATCGACATCTTGGTACAGACGCGCAAGTCTTCAGAATATTTGCTTGGACAGTTAATTCCTGCTTTGCAAGCTTTATATCGAGTGGAAATTATTAATAGCTATGTTGCCGATCTGGCAGGGTTATTTAACCGCAGCAAAATTTATCTTTATGATTCGGCGGAATATTGGGCAACTAGTGGTGTGACTGAAGGTTTTGGGTTGCCTCCTTTGGAAGCTTTAGCCTGTGGTTGTCAAGTATTTTCTAGCGTTAATCATGGGCTAGCTGACTATCTCGATCCTGGATTCAATTGCCATAAGATTGCTGGCTATTCATTGGAGTATGACCTAACCAGAATTAACGAGGTATTGCAACTATCAAACTCGAATGCAGACTCTTGGTTAGCCGAATATCGCAGCGATCGCTTAATTGCCAGACTACAAGTGATTTTGACGGAAATAAATCAGTTTTTTGACTGTCAATCGCATCTGAAAACTACAATCAAAAATTTAGATTCTCAGCGAATTCAGCAGTTAAAAATTAAACAACTTTGGCGTAAATTACAGCGAAAACTACCCCTTTAG
- a CDS encoding DUF2288 domain-containing protein — MPGLKEKLQKDVADISWNELQPHAKRDAIIVIKDELELAEVAVAIAEDNTAFVQNWIENQSIAKPSSQQLTEWNQTPEKQFVALIVQPFVVVQEA; from the coding sequence ATGCCTGGTTTAAAAGAAAAGCTGCAAAAAGATGTTGCTGATATCTCCTGGAACGAGTTGCAGCCTCATGCCAAACGAGATGCGATCATTGTGATTAAAGATGAGTTAGAACTTGCGGAAGTAGCAGTGGCGATCGCTGAAGACAATACAGCCTTTGTTCAAAACTGGATCGAGAATCAATCGATTGCCAAACCATCTTCCCAACAACTGACAGAATGGAATCAAACCCCTGAAAAACAGTTTGTGGCTCTAATTGTTCAACCGTTTGTGGTAGTTCAAGAAGCATAG
- a CDS encoding polysaccharide biosynthesis tyrosine autokinase, translated as MPDRSPDRSTYLPLKDQNGKGISHKNGNDTYSYSFPVSNKAAEADDGDSIDLRQLVSMVKHRLRLICAVVAGVTATTTILTLTQEAKYQGSFQLLVEPVAKEQEDPLAALQPDLGGLDYETQIEVLRSPRVLNPIIKDLAAKYADINYGELIQPKRSPLKIERLDETKILEITFTDPDPNKIQFVLDKLAASYLSYSLDDKRAKAKQGIDFVESQLPEVTGRVDELQGKLQAFRQQYNLLDPEKQAQILAQQRVNFELKYFDTQTRLKETRSLYTLLQKQLNLNPQQALAASYLSESPRYQNLLNELQKVELDLARESSRFSAENPVIQNLEEKKTSLLTLLQQEAGSVLGQNLANSVDNSSNLTSPSSLRLELNQNYIEAANQIEILELKKRVLEDEIAKLGNFTKQMPVIARQYTDLNRQLLVATESLNRFLTAKEELQLQVAQQALPWQTISAPTVLIDPVSPKIPQNIALGLLSGLMLGCAAALLAERLDPVFHSPEELKESINLPVLGLIPVQKDLHPADELAASPKKEKITLPQLQIGNTTLNLNRSINVTPADPLDNRHKWNISSPFLESFRSLNTNIKLLGSDTSLRSFVISSSIPSEGKSTVSSHLAQAAATMGQRVMLIDADLRRPQVHRWIGIENKEGLSNVLATGLDVEEAIIKVPQWENLSVITAGDIPPDPTRLLSSQKMFALMERLKSSRQYDLIIYDTPPILGFADGRVLSNRTDGVVLVVRIGKTDRSLLKQNIENIQMSNVPVLGVIANHVSQTTNSYHYYNHYYADRK; from the coding sequence ATGCCCGATAGAAGTCCAGATCGTTCCACATATCTTCCTTTGAAAGATCAAAACGGCAAGGGAATTAGTCATAAAAACGGAAATGACACTTATTCCTATTCCTTCCCTGTGTCAAATAAAGCAGCGGAAGCCGACGACGGAGATAGTATCGATCTACGTCAACTGGTCAGCATGGTTAAGCATCGTTTGCGTTTAATTTGTGCTGTAGTTGCTGGAGTGACTGCAACGACGACAATTCTTACCTTAACCCAGGAAGCAAAATATCAGGGTAGTTTTCAACTTTTAGTAGAGCCAGTAGCTAAGGAACAAGAGGATCCTCTGGCTGCATTGCAGCCAGATCTAGGTGGCTTAGATTACGAAACTCAAATTGAAGTGCTGCGTAGTCCTCGGGTGTTAAACCCGATTATCAAAGATTTGGCGGCAAAATATGCTGATATTAATTATGGAGAATTGATTCAGCCGAAAAGGTCTCCTCTAAAAATTGAGCGATTAGACGAAACCAAAATTTTAGAGATAACATTTACCGATCCAGATCCAAATAAGATTCAATTTGTCCTGGATAAGTTAGCAGCATCTTACCTGAGTTATTCTCTTGATGATAAAAGAGCCAAGGCTAAGCAAGGTATTGACTTTGTTGAAAGTCAGCTACCAGAGGTTACAGGCAGGGTTGATGAATTGCAAGGTAAATTACAGGCCTTTCGTCAGCAATATAATCTACTCGATCCAGAAAAGCAGGCTCAGATTTTGGCGCAACAGCGAGTTAATTTTGAGTTGAAATATTTTGATACTCAAACCAGATTAAAAGAAACTAGATCTCTGTATACCCTATTGCAGAAGCAATTGAATTTAAATCCGCAACAGGCTCTGGCTGCTAGTTATTTAAGCGAATCTCCTCGATATCAAAATTTGCTCAATGAGCTACAGAAAGTTGAGCTTGACCTTGCTCGAGAATCATCCCGTTTTTCCGCCGAAAATCCAGTCATACAGAATTTAGAGGAAAAGAAAACTAGTTTACTTACTTTGTTACAGCAAGAAGCTGGTAGTGTTTTAGGACAAAATTTAGCTAATTCAGTGGATAATTCGTCCAACCTCACTTCTCCGAGTAGCTTACGCTTAGAACTTAATCAAAATTATATTGAGGCAGCTAATCAAATTGAGATTTTAGAACTTAAAAAACGAGTCTTAGAGGATGAAATTGCTAAACTTGGCAATTTTACTAAGCAGATGCCCGTAATTGCCCGTCAATATACCGATCTTAATCGCCAATTGCTCGTTGCAACAGAGAGTTTAAATCGATTTTTAACTGCTAAAGAAGAACTACAGCTACAGGTAGCGCAACAAGCACTTCCCTGGCAAACCATCTCTGCGCCAACCGTATTGATCGATCCTGTCTCGCCCAAGATTCCGCAAAATATCGCGTTAGGATTGCTTTCGGGCTTAATGCTTGGCTGTGCAGCAGCGCTGTTAGCTGAACGTCTCGATCCAGTATTCCATTCACCAGAAGAACTCAAAGAGAGCATTAATCTACCAGTTCTTGGTCTAATTCCCGTTCAAAAAGATCTCCATCCTGCTGACGAGCTAGCAGCCTCCCCTAAAAAGGAAAAAATTACTCTGCCTCAGCTACAGATTGGGAATACAACCTTAAATCTCAATCGCTCTATCAATGTAACTCCAGCAGATCCACTAGATAATAGACACAAATGGAACATTAGTTCGCCTTTTTTGGAGTCTTTTCGTTCTCTCAATACTAATATTAAGCTTCTAGGTTCTGATACCTCTTTACGTTCTTTTGTGATCAGCTCTTCTATTCCTTCTGAAGGAAAATCTACTGTTTCTTCTCATCTAGCTCAAGCCGCAGCAACTATGGGACAAAGAGTAATGCTGATTGATGCAGATTTGCGTCGTCCTCAAGTTCACCGTTGGATAGGTATTGAAAACAAGGAAGGACTTAGTAATGTCTTAGCCACAGGATTAGATGTGGAAGAAGCGATTATTAAAGTTCCTCAATGGGAAAATTTATCGGTAATCACGGCGGGAGATATTCCCCCCGATCCTACTCGACTGCTTTCTTCACAAAAAATGTTTGCTTTGATGGAGCGTTTAAAAAGCAGTCGACAATATGACCTAATTATTTACGATACTCCGCCTATTCTCGGATTTGCTGACGGCAGAGTTCTGTCAAATCGCACTGATGGGGTAGTTTTAGTGGTAAGAATTGGTAAAACCGATCGCTCTTTGCTCAAGCAAAATATTGAGAATATTCAGATGTCTAATGTTCCAGTTTTAGGGGTAATTGCAAATCACGTCAGCCAGACAACTAATTCTTATCACTATTACAATCATTACTACGCCGATCGCAAGTAA
- a CDS encoding cofactor assembly of complex C subunit B, with translation MNLPVISSTFFLTLLMMIGLFFFIRASVKDRTKQIQLLPAESEDVLIKKLQEYFEARAYQLTSVNPETKQVEFKGYVQPSLFLAILLSLLAAVGLSCLTLVLLLLFPDLNRLCWLLILIAPLAGVFYWQKAGRWENIMLQVINSDRQNLVRITAHRDELIQLQENLAVEILD, from the coding sequence GTGAACTTGCCAGTTATCTCTTCTACTTTCTTTCTAACTCTGCTGATGATGATCGGTTTGTTTTTCTTTATTCGCGCTTCTGTCAAAGATCGTACTAAACAAATTCAATTGCTTCCTGCGGAGTCGGAAGATGTTTTAATCAAAAAGTTGCAGGAATATTTTGAGGCTAGAGCCTACCAGTTAACCTCCGTCAATCCCGAAACTAAGCAAGTAGAATTTAAAGGATATGTTCAACCAAGTCTTTTCTTGGCTATTCTTCTTAGCTTATTAGCCGCAGTTGGTTTATCATGTTTAACTTTGGTTCTATTACTACTTTTCCCAGATCTTAATCGTTTATGCTGGCTGTTAATTTTGATTGCTCCCTTAGCTGGGGTGTTCTATTGGCAAAAAGCTGGTCGTTGGGAGAATATAATGCTTCAAGTAATAAATAGCGATCGCCAAAATCTCGTGAGGATTACTGCTCATCGAGATGAACTGATTCAGTTGCAGGAAAATTTAGCTGTTGAAATCTTGGATTAA
- a CDS encoding HAMP domain-containing histidine kinase, giving the protein MLNNHISSPEFATLCQSQLSLLSHGLGAVWSVIYLTENISEDQQTKLFPFAIYPQTGNQSFWELPPIKLAEIWQASQSNFLAQLLPNYLTSQIETQAADSSQLELAKTKQLILPLIHQETFIGLLVTGREDREWQAHEHQQVEEIARTIAIARFIELQYSWTQNELLRQENLRRIEHDRLDNLLHQLRNPLTALRTFGRLLIKRILPNDPNGKLAESILAQSDRFQALLEQFEAESEQITEFNPVNNSLPLLEATPKNIDQSSFLLPSSTEQLHPVDLSQILEPLLNTVQAIATERNIELVNNLPAIIPSVVGDLAALREIFNNLLDNALKYTTSGGKVQLDLEMSREKMLGIAVKNTGTGIPIEDRERIFERHYRGIQAQGEIAGTGLGLAIAQELATKMRGEIELISPNNLAENSSGTTFIVWLILSN; this is encoded by the coding sequence ATATTGAATAATCATATTTCCAGTCCCGAATTTGCCACGCTCTGCCAGTCCCAGCTCTCTTTGCTATCTCATGGTCTAGGTGCTGTTTGGAGTGTGATTTATTTGACTGAGAACATCAGTGAAGATCAGCAAACTAAACTATTTCCTTTTGCTATTTATCCTCAGACGGGAAACCAAAGTTTTTGGGAACTACCCCCGATTAAGCTAGCTGAAATTTGGCAGGCATCCCAGTCAAATTTTCTGGCTCAATTATTACCCAATTATTTGACGAGTCAGATAGAAACTCAAGCAGCAGATAGTTCACAACTAGAGTTAGCTAAAACCAAGCAATTAATTTTGCCGTTAATCCACCAAGAAACTTTTATTGGTTTGCTCGTGACTGGACGAGAAGATCGAGAATGGCAAGCTCACGAACATCAACAAGTAGAAGAAATTGCACGGACAATCGCCATCGCCCGTTTTATTGAGCTTCAATATAGTTGGACACAAAATGAACTATTGCGACAAGAAAATTTAAGACGAATTGAACACGATCGCCTTGATAATTTGCTGCACCAGCTGAGAAATCCTTTAACTGCCCTACGGACTTTTGGTAGATTGTTAATTAAACGTATTTTGCCGAACGATCCCAACGGCAAATTAGCAGAAAGTATTCTAGCTCAAAGCGATCGCTTTCAAGCCTTGTTAGAACAGTTTGAAGCTGAATCAGAACAAATAACTGAATTTAATCCTGTCAATAATTCTTTACCCTTATTAGAAGCTACCCCAAAAAATATCGATCAAAGTAGTTTTTTGCTACCTAGTTCAACTGAGCAGTTACATCCTGTAGATTTGAGCCAAATTCTTGAACCATTATTAAATACTGTCCAAGCGATCGCAACTGAAAGAAATATTGAGTTAGTTAATAACCTCCCCGCGATCATCCCATCAGTAGTCGGGGATTTAGCTGCCCTGAGAGAGATTTTTAATAATCTGCTGGATAATGCCTTGAAGTATACAACTTCAGGCGGAAAAGTACAGCTCGATCTAGAAATGAGTCGCGAAAAAATGTTGGGTATTGCAGTTAAAAATACAGGAACAGGCATTCCTATTGAAGATCGAGAACGTATTTTTGAGCGACATTATCGAGGAATTCAAGCTCAAGGCGAGATTGCTGGGACAGGTTTAGGCTTGGCGATCGCTCAAGAGTTAGCGACTAAAATGCGAGGTGAAATTGAATTAATTAGTCCGAATAATCTGGCGGAAAATAGTTCAGGGACAACTTTTATTGTTTGGCTTATTCTCAGTAATTAG
- the hisS gene encoding histidine--tRNA ligase produces MIQALRGTRDILPEEVGYWQFIEATVKKILGRAVYQEIRAPIFEQTALFERGIGEATDVVGKEMYTFSSRGDQSITLRPEGTAGIVRAYIQNKLHAQGGVQRLWYTGPMFRYERPQAGRQRQFHQVGLELIGCDAPRADAEVIALATDILQTLGLKNLELDINSVGNGEDRAQYREALVSYLEPYQNDLDKDSQDRLTRNPLKILDSKDPKTQEIAQNAPKITEHLSADSKKHFDTVLQLLTDLKIEYQINHCLVRGLDYYTHTAFEIKSADLGAQATVCGGGRYDGLVKELGGPETQAVGWAIGMERLVLLLQQINSTFVNSPDLYIVSRGEVAEAQGLLLAQKLRSLDLGVELDLSGSAFGKQFKRADRSGAVACLIIGDTEAANNTVNLKWLASGEQQAIAQADLLGTITELKGKIKGLKSS; encoded by the coding sequence ATGATTCAAGCATTAAGAGGAACGAGAGATATATTGCCAGAGGAAGTTGGTTACTGGCAGTTTATTGAAGCAACGGTCAAAAAAATATTAGGTAGAGCAGTATATCAAGAGATTCGGGCGCCAATTTTCGAGCAGACAGCTTTGTTTGAGCGTGGTATTGGGGAAGCTACTGATGTGGTGGGAAAAGAGATGTACACCTTTAGTAGTCGAGGAGATCAATCAATTACTCTTAGGCCTGAAGGCACAGCCGGAATAGTGCGAGCTTATATTCAAAATAAGCTTCATGCTCAAGGGGGAGTTCAGCGTCTTTGGTATACAGGGCCAATGTTTCGTTATGAGCGTCCTCAAGCTGGTCGTCAACGCCAGTTTCATCAGGTAGGACTCGAATTAATTGGTTGTGATGCGCCTCGTGCTGATGCGGAAGTAATTGCTTTGGCAACTGATATCCTGCAAACTTTGGGCTTAAAGAATCTGGAGTTAGACATTAATTCAGTAGGTAACGGCGAAGATCGCGCTCAATATCGTGAAGCTTTAGTCAGTTATCTTGAACCTTATCAAAATGATCTAGACAAAGACAGCCAAGATCGTTTGACTCGTAATCCTTTAAAAATTCTAGACAGTAAAGATCCCAAGACTCAAGAAATTGCGCAAAACGCACCCAAAATTACCGAACACCTCAGCGCCGACTCGAAAAAACACTTTGATACGGTCTTGCAGTTATTAACTGATTTAAAGATCGAATATCAAATAAACCACTGTTTAGTTAGAGGCTTGGATTACTATACCCACACGGCATTTGAAATCAAATCTGCTGACTTGGGCGCACAGGCGACAGTCTGTGGTGGAGGGCGTTATGACGGCTTGGTCAAAGAATTAGGTGGGCCGGAAACTCAAGCGGTGGGTTGGGCAATTGGCATGGAAAGATTAGTTTTGTTGTTACAACAGATCAATTCTACTTTTGTTAATAGTCCCGATCTGTATATTGTGTCTCGCGGTGAAGTGGCTGAAGCACAAGGACTATTGTTAGCCCAGAAGTTACGCAGCCTAGATTTAGGTGTCGAACTAGACCTTAGTGGTAGTGCCTTTGGTAAACAGTTTAAAAGAGCCGATCGCAGTGGTGCAGTTGCCTGTTTAATCATCGGTGATACAGAAGCAGCCAACAATACCGTTAACTTAAAATGGTTGGCATCAGGGGAGCAGCAGGCGATCGCTCAAGCCGATTTATTAGGTACGATCACTGAATTGAAAGGGAAAATCAAGGGATTGAAAAGCTCTTGA
- a CDS encoding DUF3155 domain-containing protein — MARKRKRKSRRRQEGRKILEVVPQHHIESGDEKPVTAARNHIASLGIEPPAVLVVKRNEHTTDRYFWAEKGLFGAQYVEENHFLFPSLQSIDLQDWEGDKAIAAATTH, encoded by the coding sequence TTGGCAAGGAAACGCAAACGCAAAAGCCGTCGTCGTCAAGAAGGTCGTAAGATTTTAGAAGTCGTACCTCAGCATCACATAGAAAGCGGTGATGAAAAACCCGTCACTGCCGCTCGTAATCACATCGCCTCCCTGGGAATTGAACCTCCAGCAGTCCTAGTGGTCAAACGGAACGAACACACTACAGACCGCTATTTCTGGGCAGAGAAAGGCTTGTTTGGCGCTCAATACGTCGAAGAGAATCATTTTCTATTTCCCAGCTTACAGTCAATCGATCTTCAAGATTGGGAAGGGGATAAAGCGATCGCTGCAGCTACTACTCATTAG
- a CDS encoding SLBB domain-containing protein: protein MKTTSVLYQLFLERINSYSAIALFLCIGLASAPATAQNNTIELQNTGSDPKVEDSNQQPQVNYKDLPPLDNSEFPGSNPTPGIAPLPATNADFATEETDYTLGAGDQIKLDIFQVAEYSGEYPVLVDGTISLPLVGRVDVRGLSLKETSEVVSKKYATYLKRPIITVGLIAPRPLRIGIAGEVDNPGAYEVVLTADDPQFPTVTDLLEQAGGITTIADVRNVRVTRSNGGKGKEVTYNSNLWDLLTKNQIRQDISLRDGDTIFVPTTAKINTTELDRLAQASFGLQSDKPIKVAVVGEIYRPGSHFIQPELLGRNNNNGANQGKQESIPPRLSQAIQTASGIKPLADIKDVQVKRTAWNGEEKIIAVNLWEVIQSGDTSQDIILQEGDKIIIPKATALTEEERQKIADGTFSPDEITVNVVGEVVTPGPVKVKPNTPLNQAILAAGGFDTQRANSKEVELVSLKPNGTVDKRKIQIDLGAEVNEQTNPVLGQNDVVVVGRSGSTSATDSLGKVTSPLGGLFGLFNAIF, encoded by the coding sequence ATGAAAACTACATCTGTTTTGTATCAATTATTTTTAGAAAGAATTAATAGCTATAGTGCGATCGCTCTATTCCTTTGTATAGGTTTAGCATCTGCCCCTGCCACGGCACAAAATAATACTATCGAGTTACAAAATACTGGTTCAGACCCCAAGGTAGAAGACTCCAACCAACAGCCCCAAGTCAATTATAAAGATTTACCCCCTTTAGATAACTCTGAATTTCCTGGCTCTAACCCCACACCAGGAATTGCACCCCTTCCAGCCACTAACGCCGATTTTGCTACCGAAGAAACAGACTATACTCTGGGGGCAGGTGATCAAATTAAGCTTGATATTTTCCAGGTTGCAGAGTACAGCGGTGAATATCCTGTTTTAGTTGATGGCACCATTAGCTTACCCTTAGTTGGTCGAGTTGATGTTAGAGGTTTAAGCCTCAAAGAAACATCTGAGGTAGTTTCTAAAAAGTATGCAACTTACCTCAAAAGACCAATTATTACTGTCGGTTTAATAGCACCTCGTCCCTTGAGAATTGGTATTGCAGGAGAAGTAGATAATCCTGGTGCTTATGAGGTTGTCCTTACTGCTGATGATCCTCAGTTTCCCACAGTTACGGATTTATTAGAACAAGCTGGTGGTATTACTACTATTGCCGATGTACGTAACGTTCGAGTGACCAGAAGCAATGGAGGCAAAGGTAAAGAAGTTACCTATAACTCTAATCTGTGGGATTTATTAACCAAAAATCAAATCAGACAGGATATTTCTTTGCGAGATGGTGACACAATCTTTGTACCTACTACCGCCAAAATTAATACTACTGAGTTAGATAGATTAGCTCAGGCTAGTTTTGGTCTACAGTCAGATAAGCCGATTAAAGTAGCAGTAGTGGGTGAAATATATCGTCCAGGATCGCACTTTATTCAGCCTGAGTTATTGGGTCGAAACAATAACAACGGGGCAAATCAGGGCAAGCAGGAGTCTATTCCTCCTAGGTTATCCCAAGCAATACAAACTGCTAGCGGAATTAAGCCTTTGGCTGATATTAAAGATGTTCAGGTTAAGCGTACCGCTTGGAATGGTGAAGAAAAAATTATTGCCGTAAATTTGTGGGAAGTTATTCAATCTGGAGATACTAGCCAAGACATCATTTTGCAGGAAGGAGATAAAATTATTATTCCTAAAGCGACTGCACTGACTGAAGAAGAAAGACAAAAAATAGCTGATGGTACTTTTTCTCCAGATGAAATTACCGTCAATGTTGTCGGTGAAGTTGTTACCCCAGGGCCAGTGAAAGTGAAGCCCAATACGCCACTTAACCAAGCAATTCTAGCAGCTGGGGGATTTGATACTCAGCGTGCTAATAGCAAGGAAGTAGAGTTAGTTAGCCTCAAACCCAATGGCACGGTTGATAAACGTAAAATCCAGATAGACCTTGGTGCTGAAGTCAACGAACAAACTAACCCTGTTTTAGGTCAGAACGATGTCGTAGTTGTTGGTCGCTCTGGTAGTACCTCCGCTACGGACAGCCTTGGCAAAGTAACCAGTCCTCTTGGTGGTTTGTTTGGCTTGTTTAATGCCATTTTCTAG